In Duganella zoogloeoides, a single genomic region encodes these proteins:
- a CDS encoding PAS domain-containing sensor histidine kinase: MPTATPQFSLRRYQELFEQAPVSIQILAPDGRTIRVNKAWENLWQIHEGTALRDFVFSADYNVLTDPQLVESGIAVLLRRAVEGESVKIPAARYDVSALGGEGPARWVTARAHPIKDGEGNIVEVMLMHEDITERVESENALRLREERFRSLVMATSQIVWTNTADGRVLEDSPSWRAFTGQTYEQWKEFGWLDALHPDDRAPTEALWHTCVAARSVFETSYRIRRTDGSYRWTAVKGVPILAADGSVREWIGANTDIHDMVMAELALAQRLDREQHTSALLGKVAQAARTLHKILSSDEIAKTLVAEVRATLGAHQAIVSLADADTGVVTVNAVSQSEHYASAAPVPASGRLAVPLIDRAGKHLGLIEAVDKIDGDFTVEDEAILMQLASIAATGFENARLYCSLQEQDRRKDEFLAMLAHELRNPLAPITSAAHLLQLKPSDEALVRRSGQMIGRQVRHLTALVDSLLDVSRVTHGLIELETAVIDPMGIVAAAMEQSQPLVAAHQHVLTTSGHAGGAAIVGDPVRLTQVLVNLLNNAAKYTPPGGRIDVNIARHGQVVSIAVRDNGIGIDAHLLPRVFDLFVQAERSTDRSEGGLGIGLALVREVVALHGGQVAAHSAGAGQGSTFTLTLKVAGGANA; encoded by the coding sequence ATGCCGACCGCAACGCCCCAATTCTCCCTGCGCCGTTACCAGGAGCTCTTCGAACAGGCGCCGGTCAGCATCCAGATCCTGGCACCGGACGGGCGCACGATCCGGGTAAACAAGGCCTGGGAAAACCTGTGGCAAATTCACGAGGGCACGGCCTTGCGCGACTTCGTTTTCAGCGCCGATTACAACGTGCTGACCGATCCGCAACTGGTCGAGAGCGGTATCGCGGTGCTGCTTCGCCGTGCTGTCGAGGGGGAGTCGGTGAAGATCCCGGCGGCCCGCTATGACGTCAGTGCGCTCGGCGGCGAAGGGCCGGCGCGCTGGGTGACCGCGCGCGCGCATCCGATCAAGGATGGCGAGGGCAATATCGTCGAAGTGATGCTGATGCATGAAGACATCACCGAGCGGGTGGAGAGCGAGAATGCGCTGCGCCTGCGCGAAGAACGGTTCCGCTCGCTCGTGATGGCTACCTCGCAAATCGTGTGGACCAACACGGCCGATGGCCGCGTGCTCGAAGATTCGCCGTCGTGGCGCGCATTCACCGGGCAGACCTACGAGCAGTGGAAGGAATTCGGCTGGCTCGACGCCCTGCATCCCGATGACCGCGCGCCCACCGAGGCGCTGTGGCACACCTGCGTGGCGGCGCGCTCCGTGTTTGAAACCAGTTACCGGATACGGCGCACGGACGGCAGCTACCGCTGGACCGCCGTCAAGGGCGTGCCCATCCTGGCGGCCGACGGTTCGGTACGCGAATGGATCGGGGCCAACACCGATATCCACGACATGGTCATGGCCGAACTGGCGCTGGCACAGCGGCTCGATCGCGAGCAGCACACCAGCGCGCTGCTCGGCAAGGTTGCGCAGGCGGCGCGCACCTTGCACAAGATACTTTCGTCCGATGAGATCGCAAAGACGCTGGTGGCGGAAGTGCGCGCAACCCTGGGGGCGCACCAGGCCATCGTCTCGCTGGCCGATGCCGACACCGGCGTGGTGACGGTCAATGCCGTATCGCAGTCGGAGCACTACGCATCCGCCGCGCCTGTGCCTGCATCGGGCCGGCTGGCGGTGCCCCTGATCGACCGTGCCGGCAAACATCTCGGCCTGATCGAAGCGGTGGACAAGATCGATGGCGATTTCACGGTCGAGGACGAAGCCATTCTGATGCAGCTGGCGTCGATCGCTGCCACCGGGTTCGAAAACGCCAGGCTCTATTGTTCATTGCAGGAGCAGGATCGTCGCAAGGACGAATTCCTCGCCATGCTGGCCCACGAGCTGCGCAACCCGCTGGCGCCGATCACGTCCGCAGCGCACCTGCTGCAATTGAAGCCGTCCGATGAAGCGCTGGTGCGCAGGTCGGGCCAGATGATCGGCCGGCAGGTGCGCCACCTGACCGCGCTGGTGGACAGCCTGCTCGACGTCTCGCGCGTCACTCACGGACTGATCGAGCTCGAAACGGCAGTGATCGACCCGATGGGGATAGTTGCTGCTGCCATGGAACAGTCGCAACCGCTGGTTGCGGCCCACCAGCACGTCTTGACGACGAGCGGTCACGCCGGTGGCGCGGCCATCGTCGGCGACCCGGTACGGCTGACGCAGGTGCTGGTCAATTTGCTCAACAACGCTGCGAAATATACGCCGCCCGGCGGCCGCATCGACGTCAACATCGCGCGGCACGGGCAGGTCGTCTCGATCGCGGTGCGCGACAATGGCATCGGCATCGACGCCCACCTGCTGCCCCGGGTCTTCGACCTGTTCGTCCAGGCCGAGCGCTCGACGGACCGGTCCGAGGGCGGACTCGGTATCGGCCTGGCGCTGGTGCGGGAAGTCGTCGCGTTGCACGGCGGCCAGGTAGCCGCACACAGCGCTGGCGCAGGCCAGGGCAGTACATTTACGCTGACCTTGAAAGTTGCTGGGGGCGCCAACGCCTGA